Below is a window of Oncorhynchus clarkii lewisi isolate Uvic-CL-2024 chromosome 19, UVic_Ocla_1.0, whole genome shotgun sequence DNA.
aaagaACATAAACCAATATGGGTAcgaagacccgtcgcgcacctatgcaacaaaaacactacactgacaataaacaatctctgacaaagacatgaggggaaacagagggttaaatacacaacaggtaatgaatggaattgaaaacaggtgtgtgggaagacaagacaaaaccaatggaaaatgaaaaatggatcgatgatggctagaagaccggtgacgtcaaacgcagagcaccgcccgaacaaggagaggcaacgacttcggcagaagttcCTATATTGGAACCCACGTTTATTCCCAATAAGCAGTGACTCCTTCTTCTAAAACGACTTTCATTCCAAGTTGTGGGTGATATTGTGGCGTTTTTATAATGTATCCTTTCGGGCACCAATCGTATCTCACTAATTGTGTTCATTTTCCAGTCTAAATTTCTAgattcattcatttatttaggAATATTTTGTACATGTACAATATATTCTTCTCCTGTGGGAATCTGTACTAGATACAATTCCCACCCCAGAACCATACGCTGTTGAGTTCTAAATACTATCTCTATCCCCTCGGATTTAGTAACGGTTGCGCTGTCCACCTGTTACAGACGGGATACATCCAACtgtcacgcacgcacacacacaggcgcacgcacgcacacgcacacacacgcacacgcacaggaTGTTTCCTAAATGGCCATATCTAAGATTTGTTTAAACATTTGAAGCTTCACTCTCCACAGAAAACTCTCTGTTCCTTAAGCGTGATATCCTGGCGACAACGCCGATTGATAAGAAGACCCATATCTCAAAAAACCATAAACATATTTATCACACAAAAGAGCCCAGACTCAAAGTGACGTTTCAAACGTGTACTCAACAAAGATGTCCAGCCGAATACAGTGCATTCCAGACAGCGCCGTGTCCACTTACACCCTCGGCTCTCAACCTCTCCCTTCCACAAAGATGTACTTCGGTACTTTTCCACCACCCAGGATTTCTCTGTGCATATCACAAGACTTCTAATCAGTCCTGTGATATGAGAGGCCTTGAGTTATTGGGAGTGCGCATTCCTACAGTCCACTGTCATACACAAAGAGCTTTGAACCTAACCCTACTTTCAATCTCTAAGGATATATAAGAAACAATCAAAGAGGATATAATTCTATGAAAAGGTAAAGATATAAAGCAATAATATAAAACAGTATTTTACACTCAACGTAAATAATGTTTTCATAAAGCTGCGTTCAACGTGGGTCTTTCTTccagtaaaaaaacaacaacagctcCTTCACTAATTGTCTGAACTGTGCACGAGAGAGAACTTGGTATCTATCACTGTACCCATTTCCTTattgaatgtatttgcaaatatCCTTGTTTACATCTTATTtgcgtttttgttgttgttgcctggtTCCAGATTTGTTTGGGCTCTTGTCAAATGACAATAACGTGAGAACAATTCCATAAGGTGAAAagaaacagactggcatccaggcaacaaaaaaaaaacaataagcCCTACCTGTCACTTTTTGCATAACTGGTCAGGATACTGGCATATCATTGGATGGGCTGACTTTAAGGATTTGGATAAAAGGGCAGACGATAAGCAATTTCTTCCTTTTTCCACCGTGCAAGATTGCCTCTGACAATCTCACCCTTAAAAAATTATTTGCCATAGACTTTAAATCATTTACCAACTTAGTTTATCACTTTTATTTTGAGAATGACTCTGAAATTCGAACTTGGTCCTGGCAGGATGATCGGGGGTTCTAACCCCTGTTTCGTTATTGCAGAAATTGGACAGAACCACCAAGGAGATATTGAAATCGCAAAGAAAATGATCAAGATGGCCAAGGTAATGGAAGCTAAATGAAGAGACATTGTAAGACTTTAAGgactggtttcctggacacagttATGGACAAAAAGCATGCTGAATACAGAACATGGTCTTCATTGAaagtctttttttttgttgtccaggacaaggcttaatctgtgtcagcGTAACTGCCCTTTAGTGTGGCTTAAGCTTCAGTTAAATATAATAGGTTGGGTGACAAGATTCTCTGGGAGAATCGGATAGAAAGGCACACATATACATGTATGAGTGTGGAGCATCTTATTCATCTTGCATCCCTCCCATGTAAATCTTCCTTTAATAACCTCAAATCAAAAGCTAATGTAGAAATGGCAGGACTGAGGGGGAGGTATTTTCTGCTGTGTTCCTGATACTCTATTGCTGCTGTGCGTGGATTTGCATAAAcggaaattgtgtgtgtgtgtgtgtgtgtgtgtgtgtgtgtgtgtgtttggtgctgTTACTCATGTTGGCATCAATTCACAGGACTGTGGGGCAGACTGCGCCAAATTTCAGAAGAGTGAACTTGAGTACAAGTTCAACAAGCGTGCTCTGGAGCGTCCCTACACCTCCAAACATTCCTGGGGAAAGACATACGGTGACCACAAGCGCCATCTAGAGTTCAGTCATGAACAATATAGAGAGCTCCAGAAATATGCAAAGGAGGTTGGAATCTTCTTCGCCGCTTCTGGGATGGACGAGGTAAGAGGTCATTCCATTAATACATGTCTATTGAATTCGTCTGCTGCGACTGTGTAGATATTCCGGATTTCAAGCAAAACATGCATGACCATCCCAACTGCTTCGCTTCGCTTGTCAGATGGCTGTGGAGTTCCTGGATGAGCTCGATGTGCCCTTCTTCAAAGTTGCCTCATGCGATGCCAACAATTTCCCCTATCTGGAACTGACTGCAAGAAAAGGTGAAGTGATTTAAGTTAACACTGTGTTATATATGTACTACACCTTTATCACCTGTGACTGTGGTAAAAGTGAAATGTTATACTCTGAATGTGCAGTCCACATGGGTAATGTGCGGCATATCAGTAAAGTCAGTTACTGTTGAAATTACAACTTTGTTGAACCTCAGGACGGCCTATGGTGATATCCAGTGGGATGCAGTCAATGGCGACAATGAGACGGGTCTATCAGACGGTCAAGGAACACAATCGGAACTTCACCATCCTACAGTGCACCAGTGCCTACCCATTGGACCCTGAGGATGTCAACCTACGTGTCATAGCAGTAAGACTTCCCATTGGTTTAGTACAAGGAAAGGGTTGTCAGGCAGGATCAGCAAGATATCTGTTGTCACCCCAGAGTAACATCATAGGGAAACATAGGTTGAGTCAAGTGCAcagcaatgagagagagagagagggagagggagggagggagggagggaggaagagagagagagagaggagaggagaggagaggagaggagaggagaggagagcgcgggagagcgagagagcgggagagcgggagagcgggagagagaacaagaattTAACATATTTCTGTTCAGGCCACCACTAAAGGAAATGAATTGACCCATGGAATTTTACTCTCCCTTTTCCTTACATACTGTAGGAATACCAGAAGGAATTCCCTGATATTCCCATCGGATATTCTGGCCATGAGAGGGGAATCAGCATCACTGTGGCAGCAGTGGCAATGGGGGCAAAAGTCGTGGAGCGTCACGTGACCCTGGACAAGAGCTGGAAGGGCAACGACCACGAGGCGTCACTGGAGCCTTCTGAGCTGACAGAGCTGGTCAGAGCCATCCGCTTGGTGGAGCGGGCCCAAGGCACGGGCATCAAACAGATGCTACCCTGTGAGAAAGCCTGCCATGTTAAGGTGAGTTAGCCTCAGAAGGtttaaatgaaaataaatacGACATAATTTTTGAATGGTAAAGGGAAAATATTTATTTAGTATATTtttgacatacagtgcattcagagagtattcagaccccttccctttttccacattttgttatgttacagtcttattctaaaatgtattaaattgttttttccctctcatcaagctacacacaataccccataatgacaaagacaaaaaaaagggttttagacatttttgctagttaataaaaaatgtaaaactgaaataatacatgtacatacagtaccagtcaaaagtttggacacacctactcattaaagggtttttatttattttaaatattttcaacaaaactatgaaataacacatatggaatcatgtagtaaccaaaaaagtgttaaacaaatcaaaacatatttatatttgagattcttcaaagtagccatccttgccttgatgacagctgtgcacactcttgacattctctcaaccagcttcatgaggtagtcacctggaatgcatttcaattaacaggtgtgccttgttaaaggttaatttgtggaatttctttccttcataatgcatttgagccaatcagttgtgttgtgacaaggtaggggtggtatacagaagatagccatatttggtacaAGACCATGtccttattatggcaagaacaactcaaataagcatcattactttaagacatgaaggtcagtcaaatgtttcttcaagtgcagtcgcaaaaaccaccaagcactatgatgaaactggctctcatgaggaccgccacaggaaaggaagaccctgagttacctctgctgcagaggataagttcattaaagttaactTGAtgttgagacacatctcaacatcaactgttcagagaggactgcatgaatcaggcctattatggtcaaattgttgcaaagaaaccactattaagggacaccaacaataagaagagacttgcttgggccaagaaaacgagcattggacattagaccggtggaaatctgtcctttggtctgatgtgtccaaatttgagatttttggttccaaccgctgtgtctttttgagacacagagtaggtgaacagatgatctctgcatgtggggttcccaccatgaagcatagaGGAAGAGGTGTAacagtgctttgctggtgacaccgtctgatttatttagaattcaaggcccacttaaccagcatggctaccacagcattctgcagccatacaccatcccatctggtttgtgcttagtgggactatcatttgtttttcaacaggacaatgacccaacacacctccaggcggtgtaagggctatttgaccaataaggagagtgatacagtgatgcatcagatgacttggcctccacaatcacctgacctcaacccaaatgagatggtttggggtgagttggaccgcaaagtgaaggaaaagcaaccaacaagtgctcagcatatgtgagaactccttcaagactgttggaaaaaacatcccaggtgaaactggttgagataatgccaagagtgtgggaGCA
It encodes the following:
- the LOC139374135 gene encoding sialic acid synthase-like; this translates as MTLKFELGPGRMIGGSNPCFVIAEIGQNHQGDIEIAKKMIKMAKDCGADCAKFQKSELEYKFNKRALERPYTSKHSWGKTYGDHKRHLEFSHEQYRELQKYAKEVGIFFAASGMDEMAVEFLDELDVPFFKVASCDANNFPYLELTARKGRPMVISSGMQSMATMRRVYQTVKEHNRNFTILQCTSAYPLDPEDVNLRVIAEYQKEFPDIPIGYSGHERGISITVAAVAMGAKVVERHVTLDKSWKGNDHEASLEPSELTELVRAIRLVERAQGTGIKQMLPCEKACHVKLGKSVVAKVAIPKGTVLSMDMLGVKVGEPRGVSPEDMGQLVGKAVTEDVEEDGSITQRMVDIYNNKG